One segment of Tardibacter chloracetimidivorans DNA contains the following:
- a CDS encoding tyrosine-type recombinase/integrase — MSIITVCERREAKGLDAHVPLILRGDALYDPDLDRFFLDLPLSGVRSRHSLRAYAYDVAVWLRFLDACGKTVWAATRDDVDAYHRERRRDEADHRITAASWNRAVASLDRLYRWGEQQGLIADAPFSRRAVWRPAQGGRRGMIAARNDAYERVARRSDVRFVTMDDYHIFREVGLRGLTPDGTERPGARDRNGLRNALFADLLVTTGLRLEEASGLLADELAAIDHDHDQAQQLWLRLPPPLTKGDRGRSVLVPRRLLRQIAAYVAVERAAGVTKFAARDGAAKLERPIPVTRAGLDRMRDVCTPEERCRLILCDEDGPPHEPAALWLTEVGQPVRPNSWEVIFTRACKRCEENGFPLSISPHQLRHTFAVHMLALLIQQRRREAALPAGPVESYRLILGDPLQQVQRLLGHASLTTTYIYLDHIATRADTVDAAVEELLALLPGPQGA, encoded by the coding sequence GTGTCGATCATTACTGTTTGCGAGCGCCGCGAGGCCAAGGGTCTCGATGCGCATGTGCCGCTGATCCTGCGCGGTGACGCGCTCTATGATCCCGATCTGGATCGCTTCTTTCTCGACCTGCCGCTGTCGGGGGTCCGCTCGCGGCACTCGCTTCGCGCCTACGCCTATGATGTTGCGGTCTGGCTCCGCTTTCTCGATGCCTGCGGCAAGACCGTGTGGGCTGCGACCCGCGACGATGTCGATGCCTATCATCGTGAGCGACGCCGCGACGAGGCCGATCACCGGATCACGGCGGCAAGCTGGAACCGGGCTGTCGCCAGCCTCGATCGCCTCTACCGCTGGGGCGAGCAGCAAGGGCTGATCGCCGACGCGCCGTTTAGCCGCCGCGCCGTGTGGCGACCGGCGCAAGGTGGCCGTCGTGGCATGATCGCGGCGCGCAACGACGCCTATGAACGTGTTGCCAGGCGGTCGGATGTGCGGTTCGTCACGATGGACGACTACCACATTTTCCGCGAGGTCGGCCTGCGCGGCCTCACCCCGGACGGCACCGAGCGCCCCGGCGCTCGCGATCGCAACGGGCTGCGCAACGCTCTGTTCGCCGACCTTCTCGTCACCACTGGCCTGCGTCTTGAAGAGGCGTCGGGCCTGCTCGCCGATGAGCTTGCGGCCATCGATCACGACCACGATCAGGCTCAGCAGCTTTGGCTGCGCCTGCCGCCGCCGCTCACCAAGGGCGACCGGGGACGCAGTGTGCTGGTCCCGCGTCGGCTGCTGCGTCAGATCGCCGCCTATGTCGCCGTCGAACGCGCCGCAGGCGTGACCAAGTTCGCCGCGCGGGACGGCGCGGCCAAGCTCGAACGACCGATCCCTGTCACCCGCGCCGGTCTCGACCGCATGCGCGATGTCTGCACCCCAGAGGAACGATGCCGCCTGATCCTGTGCGACGAGGATGGACCACCCCACGAGCCGGCGGCGCTATGGCTGACCGAGGTAGGGCAGCCTGTTCGCCCCAACTCGTGGGAGGTGATCTTCACCCGTGCCTGCAAGCGGTGCGAGGAGAACGGTTTCCCGCTGTCGATCAGTCCCCACCAGCTTCGTCACACCTTCGCAGTCCATATGCTCGCCTTGCTGATCCAGCAGCGGCGGCGCGAAGCGGCATTGCCGGCGGGGCCGGTGGAGAGCTACCGGCTGATCCTGGGCGACCCGCTGCAACAGGTGCAACGTCTGCTCGGCCACGCGAGCCTCACCACCACCTATATCTACCTCGATCATATCGCGACGCGCGCCGATACAGTGGACGCGGCCGTCGAGGAGCTGCTCGCGCTGCTGCCGGGACCGCAGGGCGCATGA
- a CDS encoding zincin-like metallopeptidase domain-containing protein, with protein sequence MAKYPVPVVEIKNRDERDPDLDAAFARYPVPYSEGGSSAFYRQSEDRIQMPAFGDFVSGNAFYATLAHEGIHSTGHPDRLDRDSLRDYGKSKEIRAFEELIALSGQSAPSATLQ encoded by the coding sequence ATGGCGAAATATCCGGTCCCGGTTGTCGAGATCAAGAACCGCGACGAGCGCGACCCGGACCTTGACGCCGCCTTTGCCCGCTACCCGGTTCCCTATAGCGAAGGGGGATCGAGCGCGTTCTATCGGCAGTCCGAAGATCGCATCCAGATGCCCGCCTTTGGCGATTTCGTGAGCGGCAACGCCTTCTATGCGACCCTTGCCCACGAAGGAATCCATAGCACCGGGCATCCCGACCGCTTGGACCGCGACAGCCTTCGCGACTACGGCAAAAGCAAGGAAATCCGGGCTTTCGAGGAACTGATTGCCTTATCTGGACAGTCTGCGCCGTCCGCAACATTGCAGTAA
- a CDS encoding reverse transcriptase/maturase family protein, which yields MKSPLLWEHAYQQIAPNKGAMTPGVDGKTLDGFSPEMVRSIIDRLADGSYRPKPVRRVYIPKANGKKRPLGVPTTEDKLVQEVVRTLLEQIYEPLFSQHSHGFRKGRSCHTALESIRAKWTGVKWLIDVDVVGFFDNIDHDVLIGLLEKRIADRRFMRLIRGLLKAGYIEDWVYHRTYSGTPQGGVVSPMLANIYLHELDMFIEARIVSFTKGDKRGYTNDYRRIRNRISYLRRNVDALRAQGFADFPKITSMLEEIGRLKAERATVPASDALDPNYRRLRYCRYADDFLIGVTGSKAEARQLMDEVRVFLTDTLKLEMSAEKSGIRKATDGARFLGYEVCTSTNRNPHKAIFDGRPTLRRGLADRLRLRVPRDRVVRFVNDKGWGDYEAFRPRGRPALRFASDVEIVLAYNAEWRGFANYYALADDVKRKLNKGGYFALFSCVKTIAAKHRTSARSVFARLRRGMEFFIRFEVGNEPRAIKLWQLKDLRRHVRTWGGIDNPRSAQFVFSRTELVERLNARQCERCGREDLPCEIHHVRRVAEMQYAGLSRHMRAARQRKRVVLCVACHHSIHAGQPTDRQRRIARSRGEPDALKGARPVRRGAEQCSL from the coding sequence ATGAAAAGCCCGCTCCTTTGGGAGCATGCCTATCAGCAGATCGCGCCCAACAAGGGTGCGATGACGCCGGGCGTTGACGGCAAGACACTCGACGGCTTTTCGCCCGAGATGGTCAGGTCGATCATCGACCGGTTGGCGGACGGAAGCTATCGGCCCAAGCCGGTACGTCGGGTGTATATCCCGAAAGCCAACGGCAAGAAACGGCCGCTTGGCGTGCCGACCACGGAGGACAAGCTCGTCCAGGAAGTGGTGCGGACGCTCCTTGAGCAAATCTATGAACCGCTGTTCTCGCAGCACTCGCATGGGTTTAGGAAAGGGCGCTCGTGCCATACGGCGTTGGAATCCATCCGCGCCAAATGGACGGGGGTGAAGTGGCTGATCGACGTCGACGTTGTTGGATTCTTCGACAATATCGACCATGATGTTCTGATCGGCCTGCTGGAAAAGCGGATCGCGGATCGTCGCTTCATGCGTCTGATCCGAGGCTTGCTCAAGGCGGGCTATATCGAGGACTGGGTCTATCATCGGACCTACAGCGGCACACCTCAGGGCGGTGTCGTCTCGCCGATGCTGGCGAATATCTACCTCCATGAGCTTGATATGTTCATTGAGGCCCGGATAGTCAGCTTCACCAAGGGCGACAAACGCGGATACACGAATGATTATCGTCGTATCCGCAACCGCATCTCTTACCTTCGTCGGAATGTGGATGCGCTGCGAGCCCAAGGGTTTGCGGACTTCCCGAAGATCACCTCCATGCTGGAGGAGATCGGTCGGCTCAAGGCAGAACGGGCAACCGTTCCGGCCAGCGACGCCCTCGATCCCAACTATAGGAGACTGCGATACTGCCGCTATGCCGATGACTTCCTCATCGGTGTGACCGGCAGCAAAGCGGAGGCACGCCAGTTGATGGATGAGGTCAGGGTCTTCCTGACCGACACCCTGAAGCTGGAAATGTCCGCCGAGAAAAGCGGAATCCGAAAAGCCACGGACGGGGCGCGGTTCTTAGGATACGAGGTCTGCACCAGCACCAACCGTAATCCGCACAAGGCGATCTTCGATGGTCGTCCGACCTTGCGGCGCGGCTTGGCTGACCGGCTGCGGCTTCGCGTTCCGAGGGATCGGGTTGTCCGGTTCGTCAACGACAAGGGCTGGGGCGACTATGAAGCCTTCCGCCCGCGTGGTCGGCCCGCGCTGCGCTTCGCAAGCGACGTGGAGATCGTCCTTGCCTACAATGCCGAATGGCGCGGCTTTGCGAACTATTATGCCCTAGCTGACGACGTGAAGCGCAAGCTGAACAAAGGGGGTTACTTCGCCCTGTTCTCCTGCGTCAAAACCATCGCCGCCAAGCATAGGACATCGGCTCGCAGCGTCTTCGCCAGACTGCGGCGTGGGATGGAATTCTTCATCCGCTTCGAAGTGGGAAATGAACCCCGCGCGATCAAGTTGTGGCAGCTGAAGGATCTGCGACGACATGTACGAACGTGGGGCGGGATCGATAATCCCCGCTCAGCTCAGTTCGTGTTTAGCAGGACAGAGTTGGTCGAACGGCTCAATGCTCGCCAGTGCGAGCGGTGTGGTCGGGAAGACCTTCCCTGTGAAATCCATCACGTCCGCCGGGTCGCGGAGATGCAATATGCCGGACTGTCTCGCCACATGCGAGCAGCCCGGCAGCGCAAGCGCGTAGTCCTATGCGTCGCTTGCCATCATAGCATCCACGCCGGTCAACCAACCGACCGCCAACGGCGGATAGCACGCAGTCGTGGAGAGCCGGATGCGCTGAAAGGTGCACGTCCGGTTCGGAGGGGGGCCGAGCAATGTTCTCTCTGA
- a CDS encoding ArdC-like ssDNA-binding domain-containing protein encodes MARKSVRSAQANRIDVYEEVTASIIALLEEGTRPWSPSWASGAATLPMRHEGTPYRGINILLLWSAAMGHGYANPFWMTYRQARELGGQVRKGEKGSLVVHAGTFTPKDNEAEQHQSDDDGEDRTRRYLKRYVVFNGAP; translated from the coding sequence ATGGCACGGAAATCAGTCCGCAGCGCACAAGCCAATCGGATCGACGTTTACGAAGAGGTCACAGCCAGCATTATCGCTCTGTTGGAGGAAGGCACCCGCCCTTGGTCGCCATCTTGGGCATCGGGGGCGGCGACCCTTCCCATGCGGCACGAAGGGACTCCCTACCGGGGAATCAATATCCTCCTGCTTTGGTCCGCAGCGATGGGGCACGGATACGCCAATCCCTTTTGGATGACCTACCGGCAAGCGCGCGAGTTGGGCGGTCAGGTCCGCAAGGGCGAGAAGGGCAGTCTTGTCGTTCATGCCGGAACCTTCACCCCGAAGGATAACGAGGCCGAGCAGCATCAGAGCGACGATGACGGCGAGGATCGAACCCGCCGCTATCTGAAACGCTATGTCGTGTTCAATGGTGCGCCGTAA
- a CDS encoding single-stranded DNA-binding protein, whose amino-acid sequence MRNLAKFEIIGRIGEIKAGNGVVHLKIAANYPYKDENTGEWADDTYWNRVAIFREGTRNYIADKAKVGDLVRVEGRLRDSSYEKGDETVYTVDRIVDQFGILAHAAERAD is encoded by the coding sequence ATGCGTAACCTTGCAAAGTTCGAGATCATCGGCCGCATCGGTGAGATCAAGGCCGGTAACGGTGTAGTCCACCTGAAGATCGCTGCCAACTATCCCTACAAGGATGAGAACACCGGCGAATGGGCCGATGACACCTATTGGAACCGCGTCGCGATCTTCCGCGAAGGCACCCGCAACTATATCGCGGACAAGGCCAAGGTCGGCGACCTGGTGCGGGTCGAAGGCCGGCTGCGGGACAGCAGCTACGAGAAGGGTGACGAGACGGTTTACACCGTCGACCGCATCGTCGACCAGTTCGGCATCCTCGCTCACGCGGCCGAACGCGCCGACTGA
- a CDS encoding WGR domain-containing protein: protein MDCSFPDPFIPIELIALDPARNIRRRYEIVVTCDLFGSYIVETSWGRIGARGRTKRLSFPDRPSAERHVTATLRRRGTARKRIGVPYLLSPSCNRPAACDPHHAASLVAYCE from the coding sequence ATGGATTGCAGCTTCCCAGACCCGTTCATTCCCATCGAGCTGATTGCGCTCGATCCTGCCCGCAATATTCGGCGCCGCTATGAAATCGTCGTGACCTGCGACCTGTTCGGCTCCTACATCGTTGAGACGAGTTGGGGGCGCATCGGCGCGCGCGGGCGGACCAAGCGGCTGTCCTTTCCGGACCGCCCCAGCGCCGAGCGGCATGTCACCGCGACATTGCGTCGACGTGGAACGGCGAGGAAGCGGATCGGTGTGCCCTATCTCCTCTCGCCCTCCTGCAATCGACCCGCAGCGTGCGACCCGCACCATGCCGCCAGCCTTGTCGCATATTGCGAGTAG
- a CDS encoding IS1595 family transposase: MDVLDRDKLPFPKSLPEFQRLFPDDGACASWLEKARWPDGFACPRCGVVGDPFRFTTRPVILMCRSCRRQTGLMVGTAMERSHIPLSVWFWAAYLVASQTTGISAVQLQRQLGLTRYETAFGLLHKLRAAMVRPDQDRIGGQSGQHVEVDETWIGGRTRGEGRGTHHKTLVVAAVEVRHREPGTGQDRRRNGRYAGRVRLAIGADRSAGALGGFVQSAVEPGTLVITDDWSGYSGLQGGGYDHHAIAQCGDPEVSEEFLPIVHLVFSNLKAWLNGIHHGVSTKHLQAYLNEFTFRFNRRFYPFNAFRSLLGIASDIEAPTFAELYSGQWTHHTISSGCMP, from the coding sequence GTGGACGTTCTTGACCGCGACAAGCTGCCGTTCCCGAAATCCCTCCCCGAGTTCCAGCGGCTTTTCCCGGATGATGGCGCTTGCGCGTCCTGGCTTGAAAAAGCTCGCTGGCCTGATGGATTTGCGTGCCCACGCTGTGGCGTCGTCGGCGATCCGTTTCGTTTCACCACTCGGCCTGTCATCCTGATGTGCCGCTCGTGTCGCCGTCAGACCGGCCTGATGGTCGGCACGGCCATGGAACGAAGCCACATCCCGCTCAGCGTGTGGTTCTGGGCCGCTTACCTGGTTGCGAGTCAGACGACCGGCATATCTGCCGTCCAGTTGCAGCGCCAGCTTGGCCTGACCCGGTACGAGACGGCCTTTGGCCTGCTCCATAAACTGCGCGCCGCGATGGTGCGCCCCGATCAGGATCGGATCGGCGGGCAGAGCGGTCAGCATGTCGAGGTCGATGAGACCTGGATCGGCGGGCGAACGCGCGGCGAAGGCCGGGGAACCCACCACAAAACGCTGGTGGTCGCCGCCGTCGAAGTTCGTCACCGGGAGCCTGGCACTGGCCAGGACCGCCGCCGGAACGGACGCTATGCCGGAAGGGTTCGATTGGCCATCGGTGCAGACCGCAGTGCCGGTGCCCTTGGTGGCTTTGTACAGAGCGCGGTCGAGCCGGGAACGCTGGTCATCACCGATGATTGGAGCGGCTATAGCGGGTTGCAGGGCGGCGGTTACGACCATCACGCCATCGCCCAGTGTGGCGACCCGGAGGTGTCCGAAGAGTTCCTGCCCATCGTCCATCTGGTGTTCTCAAACCTCAAAGCGTGGCTCAACGGCATCCACCACGGCGTCAGCACCAAGCATCTGCAAGCCTACCTCAACGAGTTCACTTTCCGCTTCAATCGCCGCTTCTACCCGTTCAACGCCTTCCGATCCCTCCTCGGGATCGCCAGTGATATCGAGGCGCCGACCTTTGCCGAACTCTACTCAGGCCAATGGACCCACCATACCATATCTAGTGGGTGTATGCCTTAA
- a CDS encoding phospholipase A translates to MLDGLYFAYTQRMFWDLGAESSPFRNIDYQPELFYLSPGVAVSDKATLSGQIGVRHESNGRSGDASRSVNGFYLAPMAAFSLSGDTRLVVAPRLWLYAGDLSDNPDIRRYRGNTGLVVEIGEEDGLRLSTSSRFNFSSGKGSVSADLSYPMRRILGGGPDFYLFGQSFVGYGENLLDYNKHTTRFRIGVALVR, encoded by the coding sequence ATGCTGGACGGCCTCTATTTTGCTTATACACAGCGCATGTTCTGGGATCTTGGTGCCGAGTCCTCACCATTCCGTAACATCGACTATCAGCCAGAGCTGTTCTATCTGTCGCCGGGTGTCGCGGTTTCGGACAAGGCAACGCTAAGCGGCCAAATCGGTGTCCGCCACGAATCCAATGGGCGTTCAGGCGATGCATCGCGCAGCGTCAACGGCTTCTATCTCGCTCCCATGGCCGCTTTTTCGCTGAGCGGCGACACCAGGTTGGTCGTTGCTCCACGGCTTTGGCTCTATGCCGGCGACCTTTCGGACAATCCCGATATCCGTAGATATCGAGGAAACACCGGCCTCGTTGTGGAGATTGGGGAAGAGGATGGACTTCGCCTCTCTACGTCCAGTCGATTCAACTTTTCGAGCGGCAAGGGATCGGTTTCCGCCGATCTCTCCTATCCGATGCGCCGCATTCTTGGCGGCGGCCCCGACTTCTACCTCTTCGGCCAGAGCTTCGTGGGTTATGGAGAAAACCTGCTGGACTACAACAAACACACGACGCGGTTTCGCATTGGCGTGGCGCTCGTGCGATAA
- a CDS encoding zeta toxin family protein — MDRDPDRYRLSPDKHRAIYESRIAPLLFAQAAPVERPTALVLGGQPGAGKSALLAAAHAEFDRRGGLIEIIGDDLRAFHPRYSELQRHDDRTAAFFTDRDSGRWIEMAIADAAARRCNVAVEGTMRLPDKVAETLTRFRDNDFVTDARALAVNPELSALGILQRFVAQKDSRGYGRMTSMEAHGAALGGMLDTLDRMQDERLADRLTIYRRGGEILHRFDFSHPLSPDEPRAREIVERERGRPLTAEEAAYKRAEIDRLAPALQRYGIVPQAKAEPDRGRTDQRRDKDDRGR, encoded by the coding sequence ATGGATCGTGACCCGGACCGTTATCGGCTTTCCCCGGACAAGCATCGCGCGATCTACGAAAGCCGCATCGCGCCGCTGCTATTTGCGCAGGCCGCGCCGGTCGAGCGCCCTACCGCCTTGGTGCTTGGTGGTCAGCCCGGCGCTGGCAAGAGCGCCTTGCTGGCGGCCGCCCACGCCGAGTTCGATCGGCGCGGGGGCCTGATCGAAATCATCGGCGATGATTTGCGCGCCTTCCATCCGCGCTATAGCGAATTGCAGCGCCATGACGACCGCACCGCAGCTTTCTTCACCGATCGCGATTCGGGCCGGTGGATCGAAATGGCGATTGCTGACGCCGCTGCACGGCGCTGCAATGTCGCTGTCGAAGGCACTATGCGCCTGCCCGACAAGGTGGCGGAAACCCTCACCCGCTTTCGCGATAACGATTTTGTGACCGATGCGCGGGCACTGGCGGTCAATCCGGAGTTGAGCGCGCTTGGCATCCTCCAGCGCTTCGTGGCGCAGAAGGACAGCCGCGGCTACGGGCGAATGACGAGCATGGAGGCGCATGGGGCCGCGCTGGGCGGGATGCTCGATACGCTGGATCGGATGCAGGATGAGCGCCTTGCCGACCGCCTCACCATCTATCGGCGCGGCGGCGAGATCCTGCATCGCTTCGATTTTTCCCATCCCCTCTCCCCTGATGAGCCGCGTGCCCGTGAGATTGTCGAGCGCGAGCGCGGGCGTCCTCTCACGGCCGAGGAAGCCGCTTATAAGCGCGCGGAGATCGACCGCCTGGCGCCCGCGCTGCAACGCTATGGGATCGTCCCACAGGCGAAGGCGGAGCCGGATCGCGGGCGCACCGATCAAAGGCGCGACAAGGATGATCGCGGCCGCTAG
- a CDS encoding recombinase family protein: MLIGYMRVSTGEQNLDLQRDALDRAGCDRVFDDVCSGRATERAGLDKAIDIMRDGDTLVVWKLDRIGRSLPHVVGLVGDLQKRGVGLKVLTGDIDTTTVTGRLVFGIFATLAEFERDLIHERTMAGLAAARARGRSGGRPRIMTKQKLKAAMAMMADRDNAARDVAVQLGMSVSTLYAYVDAEGRPRERAGELLGKRGARSKVAA; encoded by the coding sequence ATGCTGATCGGGTACATGCGGGTGTCAACGGGCGAGCAGAACCTCGACCTGCAGCGTGATGCGCTGGATCGTGCCGGATGCGACCGCGTCTTCGATGACGTGTGTTCGGGCCGCGCGACCGAACGGGCCGGTCTCGACAAGGCCATCGATATCATGCGTGACGGCGACACCCTCGTCGTCTGGAAGCTTGATCGGATCGGTCGGTCACTGCCCCACGTCGTCGGGCTGGTCGGCGATTTGCAGAAGCGCGGCGTCGGCCTGAAGGTGCTGACTGGCGATATCGATACGACGACCGTTACGGGAAGGTTGGTGTTCGGCATCTTCGCGACCCTTGCCGAGTTCGAGCGCGACCTGATCCATGAGCGCACGATGGCCGGGCTCGCCGCGGCTAGGGCGCGTGGGCGGTCGGGCGGACGGCCACGGATCATGACGAAGCAGAAGCTGAAGGCGGCAATGGCGATGATGGCAGACCGCGACAACGCCGCGCGCGATGTCGCGGTCCAGCTCGGCATGTCGGTATCGACGCTCTACGCCTATGTCGATGCAGAGGGTCGACCGCGGGAGCGCGCCGGCGAACTGCTGGGCAAGCGTGGGGCACGGTCCAAGGTAGCGGCATAG
- a CDS encoding Tn3 family transposase, with product MPVGFLSDDQALRYGRFVGEPTSEQLARHFHLDDADQAFIGAHRGDHNRLGVAVQLGSLRLLGTFLEDPALTPASVTRFVGNQLGIDGTDELMARYCATKGRWRHGPRIRDHYGYRVLSDPGIAFRLHRFIYALCWTGTDRPSMLFDAGVIWLLESKVLLPGLSVLERDIARIRTRVAAHVHRRLVARLTPEQRTRLDTLVAVTGDGRQSPLDRLRDGPYLQSGPEISRAVDRLTEIRAFTTGLPELDRVPPSKAAALARFASAARAQAVARLPDDRRAATLVAFIRTLEASASDDVIDLFDAVSTKMFSNARINAKEARIRSLRDLDAASLRLRDVGAVLLDDSISDTEVRAAVFALVDRSALTDAVAQVSLLARPTDEIYFVELRQQTGTIRYLPKMLAGLDLAAAPAGQSLLDAVDHLRRVHRGEKRRGPVPTAFVPKAWGRQLKTEDGTFDLTGYRLCTLDRLRRAIRRRDVFPVRSLRYGDPRKGLLAGAAWEAARPTVCRTVGVAVAGDEEIAKLSARLDLAYRQTAARVPGNDAVTITSTASGADLSIEPLDRIEEPLSLTDLHTAIDARLPQLDLPELILEMHARTGFGAAFTHASEGNARAGDIATTICAVLVAEATNTGFEPLLRPEVPALRRSRLSWVKQNFMRAETLSTANALLVAAHNRISLTRAWGGGEVASADGLRFTVPVRTIHAGPNPRYFGRERGVTWYNLVSDRFSGLNAVTVPGTLRDSLHLLAVVLDQETELRPTEIMTDTAGYTDTIFGIFHLLGLQFSPRIADIAGARFWRVDGTAHYGVLDDLAANRINIKLIVEHWDDLLRLAGSLKLGVVRAAGLTRVLQTNDRPTRLARALQELGRLIKSLYMLRFIDDETYRRRILVQLNRGESRHQLARTIFHGKRGELRQRYRVGQEDQLGALGLVVNLIVLWNTIYIDAALNQLRAEGHVILDEDVARLSPLGFRHINMLGRYAFTIPEMVARGELRPLRDPGATGIDDA from the coding sequence ATGCCGGTCGGCTTTCTCTCGGACGACCAGGCACTGCGCTATGGTCGCTTCGTCGGTGAGCCGACATCGGAACAGCTCGCGCGTCATTTCCATCTCGACGACGCGGACCAGGCATTCATCGGCGCGCATCGCGGCGATCACAACCGGCTCGGCGTGGCGGTACAGCTTGGCTCTTTGCGTTTGCTCGGCACCTTTCTCGAAGATCCGGCACTGACACCGGCATCGGTCACACGATTTGTCGGCAACCAGTTGGGGATCGACGGAACGGACGAACTAATGGCGCGATATTGCGCAACCAAGGGGCGATGGCGGCATGGTCCGCGCATCCGCGACCATTATGGCTACCGGGTCCTGTCCGATCCCGGCATCGCGTTTCGACTGCACCGTTTCATATATGCCCTGTGCTGGACGGGCACCGATCGCCCTTCGATGCTGTTTGACGCAGGTGTGATATGGCTGCTTGAGTCCAAAGTGCTGCTGCCGGGCCTTTCCGTCCTCGAGCGCGATATCGCACGGATCCGCACGCGGGTCGCCGCGCACGTCCATCGCCGTCTGGTCGCCAGGCTGACGCCAGAGCAACGCACCCGGCTCGATACGCTCGTCGCGGTTACCGGCGACGGACGGCAAAGTCCGTTGGATCGCTTACGTGATGGGCCATATCTGCAAAGCGGCCCCGAGATCAGCCGGGCCGTCGACCGACTAACCGAGATCCGCGCGTTCACCACAGGCCTGCCCGAACTTGACCGCGTGCCGCCCAGCAAGGCGGCTGCCCTCGCACGATTTGCCAGCGCTGCGAGAGCGCAGGCTGTGGCTCGGCTTCCCGACGATCGACGAGCGGCCACGTTGGTCGCCTTCATCCGCACCCTCGAAGCCTCGGCCAGCGACGACGTCATCGACCTTTTCGATGCCGTGTCGACCAAGATGTTTTCCAACGCACGCATCAACGCCAAAGAGGCGCGGATCCGATCACTGCGCGATCTTGACGCCGCATCACTCCGGCTTCGTGATGTCGGTGCCGTGCTACTCGATGATAGTATCAGCGACACGGAGGTGCGGGCGGCCGTGTTCGCGCTGGTTGACCGGTCAGCACTGACCGACGCGGTCGCCCAAGTAAGCCTTCTCGCCCGACCGACAGACGAGATCTACTTCGTCGAGCTGCGTCAGCAGACGGGCACAATACGCTATCTGCCGAAAATGCTTGCTGGGCTGGATCTCGCAGCAGCGCCCGCGGGGCAGTCGTTGCTGGACGCGGTCGATCACCTGCGAAGAGTACACCGTGGCGAAAAGCGCCGGGGACCAGTGCCAACCGCGTTTGTCCCCAAAGCCTGGGGCCGTCAGTTGAAAACCGAGGACGGCACGTTTGATTTGACCGGATACCGGCTTTGCACGCTCGACCGGCTACGCCGCGCCATCCGTCGCCGCGATGTCTTTCCCGTCCGCTCGCTTCGCTATGGCGATCCCCGCAAGGGCCTGCTGGCCGGCGCCGCGTGGGAGGCGGCGCGACCGACCGTGTGCCGCACGGTCGGCGTGGCGGTAGCTGGCGACGAGGAAATCGCCAAACTGTCCGCGCGCCTGGATCTCGCCTACCGCCAGACAGCCGCACGTGTGCCGGGTAACGATGCCGTGACCATCACCAGTACCGCGAGCGGGGCAGACCTGTCGATCGAGCCGCTCGACAGGATCGAAGAGCCTCTGAGCCTCACCGATCTTCACACGGCGATTGATGCACGGCTGCCGCAACTGGACCTCCCCGAACTGATCTTGGAAATGCACGCGCGAACCGGGTTCGGGGCAGCGTTTACCCATGCCAGCGAAGGCAACGCCCGCGCCGGTGACATCGCGACGACGATTTGCGCTGTGCTCGTCGCAGAGGCGACCAACACTGGATTCGAGCCACTTTTACGCCCCGAGGTGCCCGCGCTGCGCCGGTCCCGGTTGAGCTGGGTGAAGCAGAACTTCATGCGTGCGGAGACGCTGAGCACTGCCAATGCGCTGTTGGTCGCCGCGCATAACAGAATATCCCTGACCCGCGCCTGGGGTGGTGGTGAGGTAGCGTCAGCCGATGGACTGCGGTTTACCGTGCCGGTTCGCACGATCCACGCCGGTCCGAACCCACGGTATTTCGGGCGCGAACGCGGCGTCACTTGGTATAATCTGGTTTCCGACCGCTTTTCCGGGCTAAATGCCGTGACGGTCCCCGGCACACTGCGCGACAGTCTTCATCTGTTGGCCGTTGTGCTCGATCAGGAAACCGAATTGCGGCCGACCGAGATCATGACCGACACGGCCGGCTATACCGATACAATATTCGGGATATTCCATCTGCTCGGACTCCAGTTCTCGCCCCGTATCGCTGATATCGCCGGGGCAAGATTCTGGCGTGTCGATGGCACTGCGCATTACGGCGTGCTGGACGATCTTGCGGCGAACAGGATCAACATCAAGCTGATCGTCGAGCACTGGGACGACCTCCTTCGCCTCGCCGGATCATTGAAGCTCGGCGTCGTGAGGGCAGCCGGACTCACCCGTGTTCTTCAGACCAACGATCGTCCGACCAGGCTGGCACGTGCGCTTCAGGAACTCGGCCGTCTCATTAAGTCGCTCTATATGCTGCGGTTCATTGACGACGAAACCTACCGGCGTCGCATTCTCGTCCAGCTCAATCGCGGCGAGAGCCGCCATCAGCTTGCCCGCACGATATTCCACGGCAAGCGGGGCGAATTGCGCCAGCGTTATCGCGTTGGCCAGGAGGACCAGCTTGGCGCGCTCGGGCTAGTCGTCAATCTGATCGTGCTCTGGAATACGATCTACATCGACGCCGCCCTCAACCAGCTTCGCGCTGAAGGCCATGTGATACTAGACGAAGACGTAGCCCGCCTTTCGCCGCTCGGCTTCCGGCACATCAACATGCTTGGGCGCTATGCCTTCACCATTCCCGAAATGGTCGCGCGCGGCGAGCTTCGACCGCTCCGCGATCCCGGCGCCACGGGCATTGATGACGCGTGA